The Alnus glutinosa chromosome 7, dhAlnGlut1.1, whole genome shotgun sequence genome includes a region encoding these proteins:
- the LOC133874332 gene encoding AP2-like ethylene-responsive transcription factor At2g41710, with protein sequence MASSSSDPGLKSEACGGGGGGETSEAVIANDQLLLYRGLKKAKKERGCTAKERISKMPPCAAGKRSSIYRGVTRHRWTGRYEAHLWDKSTWNQNQNKKGKQVYLGAYDDEEAAARAYDLAALKYWGPGTLINFPVTDYTRDLEEMQNVSREEYLASLRRKSSGFSRGISKYRGLSSRWEPFGCMAGSDYFNSMHYSTGDDPAAESEYFASFCGERRIDLTSYIKWWGANKTRQAYTGSKSSEETKHAGDIGVELKTLEWEVQPTEPYQMPRLGVPNEGRKHKGSTGSALNILSRSAAYKSLQEKASKKQENSVDNDENEDKNTINKMDYGKAVEKSTSDVGTGRVGVGLGMSGGLSLQRNVYPLTPFLSAPLLTSYNTVDPLVDPILWTSLVPVLPTGLSRTAEVTKTETSSTYTLFHAEE encoded by the exons ATGGCTTCGTCTTCCTCTGATCCTGGTTTGAAATCGGAAGCCTGCGGTGGGGGCGGCGGTGGGGAGACGTCGGAGGCGGTGATAGCGAACGATCAGCTATTACTGTACAGAGGACTGAAGAAAGCGAAGAAGGAGAGAGGATGTACGGCCAAGGAGCGCATCAGCAAAATGCCTCCCTGCGCCGCCGGAAAACGCAGCTCCATCTACCGTGGAGTCACCAG GCATAGATGGACTGGTCGTTATGAGGCTCACCTTTGGGACAAAAGTACCTGGAACCAGAATCAGAATAAGAAGGGAAAACAAG TTTACTTGG GAGCATATGATGATGAGGAAGCTGCAGCTAGAGCTTATGATCTTGCTGCCTTAAAATATTGGGGCCCTGGCACACTCATTAATTTTCCA GTTACTGATTATACAAGGGATCTAGAAGAGATGCAAAATGTCTCCAGAGAAGAATACCTTGCATCCCTGCGGAG AAAGAGCAGTGGTTTCTCAAGAGGAATTTCTAAATATCGTGGGCTTTCCAG TCGATGGGAACCATTTGGTTGTATGGCTGGATCTGACTACTTCAACAGTATGCATTATA GTACAGGCGATGATCCAGCAGCAGAAAGTGAATATTTCGCCAGTTTCTGCGGTGAAAGAAGGATTGACTTGACAAGTTATATCAAGTGGTGGGGGGCCAATAAAACTCGTCAGGCATACACTGGGTCAAAATCATCGGAAGAAACAAAGCATGCCGGAGATATTGGTGTCGAACTGAAAACACTGGAATGGGAAGTTCAGCCTACCGAACCATACCAGATGCCACGTTTGGGTGTGCCCAATGAAGGAAGAAAGCATAAAGGTTCTACCGGCTCTGCCTTGAACATCTTGTCACGGTCAGCTGCCTACAAGAGTTTGCAAGAGAAAGCATCAAAAAAGCAAGAAAACAGCGTTGATAATGATGAGAATGAAGACAAAAATACCATCAACAAGATGGACTATGGCAAGGCAGTTGAGAAATCCACAAGTGATGTTGGAACCGGGAGAGTTGGAGTTGGACTAGGAATGAGTGGGGGATTGTCTCTTCAGAGAAATGTCTACCCATTGACTCCTTTCTTATCTGCACCACTTTTGACCAGCTACAATACTGTTGATCCCTTAGTAGATCCTATTCTCTGGACGTCTCTTGTTCCTGTTCTTCCGACTGGACTTTCTCGTACAGCCGAG GTTACAAAGACTGAGACCAGTTCAACTTACACTCTCTTTCATGCGGAGGAATAA
- the LOC133874368 gene encoding pentatricopeptide repeat-containing protein At2g41720 isoform X2, with the protein MATIPHPTLHKLTHLPEPTRPNSFSTRSKTLILCKKPKNEAAFKEKKQVSVDYDKGKHEVSTRIPGLRKADIPRRYRLRVQGDRSQKDWTVSEVVDKILKLDHRDDIDGLLNRWVGRFARKNFPVLIREITQTGSIQHSIQVFRWMKNQKNYCARNDIYNMMIRLHARHNWTDQARGLFFEMQEWRCKADAETYNALINAHGRAGQWRWATNIMEDMLRAAIPPSRSTYNNLINACGSSGNWREALKVCKKMTDNGVGPDLVTHNIVLSAYKNGAQYSKALSYFELMKGTHIRPDTTTLNIVIHCLVKLGQYAKAIDIFNSMREKRAECRPDIVTFTSIVHLYSVCGQIENCKAVFNTLLAEGLKPNIVTYNALIAAYASHRMDKEALSVFNEIKQSGFRPDIVSYTSLLNAYGRSQKPKKAREVFDMIKRDNQKPNLVSYNALIDAYGSNGLLAEAVEVLREMEQDGIQPNIVSICTLLAACGRCGQKVKIDAVLSASEQRGIELNTVAYNSAIGSYMNVGEHEKAINVYRLMRKKKVMPDCVTYTVLISGCCKMSNYTEALDFLDEMMDLKIPPSQEVYTSVICAYSKQGQLREAESLFNLMKMAGYCPDVVTYTAMLHAYNAAENWEKACALFQELETNNIIPDTIACSALMRALNKGGQPSKVLVLAETMREKEIPFGDAIFFEMVSACSILRDWRTAVELIKFMEPLFPVVSAGLMNQLLHFLGKSGKTETMMKLFYKIVAAGADINFNTYSILLKNLLSAGNWRKYIEWMEDAGIQPSNGMYRDISYFAQRSVGAECAATIQERLESLKGKAPGQILVKNNDSLHPTFPLISGAEV; encoded by the exons ATGGCGACTATACCCCATCCAACCCTCCACAAACTCACCCACTTGCCCGAACCAACTCGGCCGAATTCTTTTTCCACTCGCTCCAAAACCCTAATCCTCTGCAAAAAGCCCAAGAACGAGGCCGCATTCAAAGAGAAGAAGCAAGTATCGGTGGACTACGACAAGGGCAAGCACGAGGTCTCCACCCGGATCCCTGGCCTCAGGAAGGCCGATATACCGAGGCGCTACCGGCTCCGAGTCCAGGGCGACCGGTCCCAGAAGGACTGGACGGTCTCAGAGGTGGTCGACAAAATCTTGAAGCTCGACCACCGGGACGATATCGACGGTTTGTTGAACCGGTGGGTTGGCCGGTTCGCCAGGAAGAATTTCCCGGTTCTAATAAGG GAGATAACACAAACGGGTTCCATTCAGCATAGCATTCAAGTTTTCCGGTggatgaaaaatcaaaagaattaCTGTGCTCGGAATGATATTTACAATATGATGATCAGGTTACATGCTAGGCATAACTGGACAGATCAGGCTCGTGGTTTGTTTTTTGAGATGCAAGAGTGGAG GTGCAAGGCTGATGCTGAGACATACAATGCTCTTATCAATGCACACGGACGAGCAGGTCAATGGCGTTGGGCCACGAATATCATGGAAGACATGCTCCGTGCTGCT ATCCCCCCTAGTCGGTCAACATATAACAACTTGATCAATGCTTGTGGATCTAGTGGAAATTGGCGAGAAGCTTTGAAAGTTTGCAAGAAAATGACAGATAATGGAGTTGGGCCTGATCTTGTGACTCACAATATAGTTTTGTCTGCATACAAAAATGGGGCTCAGTATTCAAAAGCTTTGTCTTATTTTGAGCTAATGAAGGGGACACACATCCGTCCTGATACGACTACCCTTAATATTGTGATACATTGCCTAGTAAAGCTTGGACAATATGCGAAAGCCATTGATATTTTTAATTCCATGAGGGAGAAGAGAGCTGAATGTCGCCCTGACATCGTGACATTCACAAGCATTGTTCATTTGTATTCTGTATGTGGGCAAATTGAAAATTGTAAGGCTGTGTTCAATACACTGCTTGCAGAAGGACTGAAGCCTAACATAGTTACTTACAATGCACTAATAGCTGCGTATGCTTCACATAGGATGGATAAAGAGGCATTGTCAGTTTTTAATGAGATAAAGCAAAGTGGTTTCAGACCAGATATTGTATCTTATACATCTTTACTTAATGCTTACGGAAGATCACAGAAACCTAAAAAGGCCAGGGAAGTATTTGACATGATTAAAAGAGACAACCAGAAGCCAAATCTTGTCAGCTACAATGCACTGATTGACGCCTATGGATCTAATGGTTTGTTAGCTGAAGCTGTTGAAGTCTTGCGTGAGATGGAGCAAGATGGGATCCAGCCAAACATTGTCTCTATATGCACACTGTTGGCTGCCTGTGGACGTTGTGGTCAAAAGGTGAAGATCGATGCTGTGCTTTCAGCATCTGAGCAAAGGGGCATTGAGTTGAACACGGTTGCATATAATTCAGCTATTGGAAGCTATATGAATGTGGGGGAACATGAGAAAGCAATAAATGTTTATAGATTGATGAGGAAAAAGAAAGTCATGCCAGATTGTGTTACTTACACTGTGTTAATAAGTGGTTGTTGCAAGATGTCAAACTATACTGAGGCACTTGATTTTCTTGATGAAATGATGGACTTAAAAATTCCTCCGTCTCAAGAGGTCTACACATCTGTGATCTGTGCCTACAGCAAACAG GGCCAACTCAGAGAAGCAGAATCTTTGTTCAACTTGATGAAGATGGCTGGTTATTGTCCTGACGTTGTTACATATACTGCAATGCTACATGCATACAATGCTGCAG AGAATTGGGAAAAAGCTTGTGCACTATTTCAAGAACTGGAAACAAATAATATCATACCTGACACTATTGCTTGTTCGGCCTTGATGAGAGCTCTTAATAAAGGAGGCCAACCATCCAAAGTTCTTGTTTTGGCAGAAACTATGAGGGAAAAAGAAATCCCATTTGGTGATGCCATTTTCTTTGAAATGGTATCAGCCTGTAGCAT ATTACGAGATTGGAGGACAGCAGTGGAACTGATTAAGTTCATGGAGCCCTTGTTTCCTGTAGTCTCAGCTGGACTTATGAATCAGCTTCTGCATTTTCTCGGAAAAAGTGGGAAGACTGAGACTATGATGAAG TTGTTCTACAAGATAGTGGCCGCTGGTGCTGATATCAATTTCAATACTTATTCTATTTTGTTGAAGAATCTTTTGTCTGCCggaaattggagaaaatatatTGAG TGGATGGAGGATGCAGGAATTCAACCTTCAAATGGAATGTACCGTGATATTTCCTACTTTGCTCAAAGAAGTGTCGGGGCTGAATGTGCTGCTACCATTCAAGAAAGACTTG AATCCTTGAAAGGAAAAGCTCCTGgtcaaattttggtgaaaaataATGATTCTCTTCATCCCACCTTTCCATTGATAAGTGGAGCAGAAGTATGA
- the LOC133874368 gene encoding pentatricopeptide repeat-containing protein At2g41720 isoform X1 encodes MATIPHPTLHKLTHLPEPTRPNSFSTRSKTLILCKKPKNEAAFKEKKQVSVDYDKGKHEVSTRIPGLRKADIPRRYRLRVQGDRSQKDWTVSEVVDKILKLDHRDDIDGLLNRWVGRFARKNFPVLIREITQTGSIQHSIQVFRWMKNQKNYCARNDIYNMMIRLHARHNWTDQARGLFFEMQEWRCKADAETYNALINAHGRAGQWRWATNIMEDMLRAAIPPSRSTYNNLINACGSSGNWREALKVCKKMTDNGVGPDLVTHNIVLSAYKNGAQYSKALSYFELMKGTHIRPDTTTLNIVIHCLVKLGQYAKAIDIFNSMREKRAECRPDIVTFTSIVHLYSVCGQIENCKAVFNTLLAEGLKPNIVTYNALIAAYASHRMDKEALSVFNEIKQSGFRPDIVSYTSLLNAYGRSQKPKKAREVFDMIKRDNQKPNLVSYNALIDAYGSNGLLAEAVEVLREMEQDGIQPNIVSICTLLAACGRCGQKVKIDAVLSASEQRGIELNTVAYNSAIGSYMNVGEHEKAINVYRLMRKKKVMPDCVTYTVLISGCCKMSNYTEALDFLDEMMDLKIPPSQEVYTSVICAYSKQGQLREAESLFNLMKMAGYCPDVVTYTAMLHAYNAAENWEKACALFQELETNNIIPDTIACSALMRALNKGGQPSKVLVLAETMREKEIPFGDAIFFEMVSACSILRDWRTAVELIKFMEPLFPVVSAGLMNQLLHFLGKSGKTETMMKLFYKIVAAGADINFNTYSILLKNLLSAGNWRKYIEVLQWMEDAGIQPSNGMYRDISYFAQRSVGAECAATIQERLESLKGKAPGQILVKNNDSLHPTFPLISGAEV; translated from the exons ATGGCGACTATACCCCATCCAACCCTCCACAAACTCACCCACTTGCCCGAACCAACTCGGCCGAATTCTTTTTCCACTCGCTCCAAAACCCTAATCCTCTGCAAAAAGCCCAAGAACGAGGCCGCATTCAAAGAGAAGAAGCAAGTATCGGTGGACTACGACAAGGGCAAGCACGAGGTCTCCACCCGGATCCCTGGCCTCAGGAAGGCCGATATACCGAGGCGCTACCGGCTCCGAGTCCAGGGCGACCGGTCCCAGAAGGACTGGACGGTCTCAGAGGTGGTCGACAAAATCTTGAAGCTCGACCACCGGGACGATATCGACGGTTTGTTGAACCGGTGGGTTGGCCGGTTCGCCAGGAAGAATTTCCCGGTTCTAATAAGG GAGATAACACAAACGGGTTCCATTCAGCATAGCATTCAAGTTTTCCGGTggatgaaaaatcaaaagaattaCTGTGCTCGGAATGATATTTACAATATGATGATCAGGTTACATGCTAGGCATAACTGGACAGATCAGGCTCGTGGTTTGTTTTTTGAGATGCAAGAGTGGAG GTGCAAGGCTGATGCTGAGACATACAATGCTCTTATCAATGCACACGGACGAGCAGGTCAATGGCGTTGGGCCACGAATATCATGGAAGACATGCTCCGTGCTGCT ATCCCCCCTAGTCGGTCAACATATAACAACTTGATCAATGCTTGTGGATCTAGTGGAAATTGGCGAGAAGCTTTGAAAGTTTGCAAGAAAATGACAGATAATGGAGTTGGGCCTGATCTTGTGACTCACAATATAGTTTTGTCTGCATACAAAAATGGGGCTCAGTATTCAAAAGCTTTGTCTTATTTTGAGCTAATGAAGGGGACACACATCCGTCCTGATACGACTACCCTTAATATTGTGATACATTGCCTAGTAAAGCTTGGACAATATGCGAAAGCCATTGATATTTTTAATTCCATGAGGGAGAAGAGAGCTGAATGTCGCCCTGACATCGTGACATTCACAAGCATTGTTCATTTGTATTCTGTATGTGGGCAAATTGAAAATTGTAAGGCTGTGTTCAATACACTGCTTGCAGAAGGACTGAAGCCTAACATAGTTACTTACAATGCACTAATAGCTGCGTATGCTTCACATAGGATGGATAAAGAGGCATTGTCAGTTTTTAATGAGATAAAGCAAAGTGGTTTCAGACCAGATATTGTATCTTATACATCTTTACTTAATGCTTACGGAAGATCACAGAAACCTAAAAAGGCCAGGGAAGTATTTGACATGATTAAAAGAGACAACCAGAAGCCAAATCTTGTCAGCTACAATGCACTGATTGACGCCTATGGATCTAATGGTTTGTTAGCTGAAGCTGTTGAAGTCTTGCGTGAGATGGAGCAAGATGGGATCCAGCCAAACATTGTCTCTATATGCACACTGTTGGCTGCCTGTGGACGTTGTGGTCAAAAGGTGAAGATCGATGCTGTGCTTTCAGCATCTGAGCAAAGGGGCATTGAGTTGAACACGGTTGCATATAATTCAGCTATTGGAAGCTATATGAATGTGGGGGAACATGAGAAAGCAATAAATGTTTATAGATTGATGAGGAAAAAGAAAGTCATGCCAGATTGTGTTACTTACACTGTGTTAATAAGTGGTTGTTGCAAGATGTCAAACTATACTGAGGCACTTGATTTTCTTGATGAAATGATGGACTTAAAAATTCCTCCGTCTCAAGAGGTCTACACATCTGTGATCTGTGCCTACAGCAAACAG GGCCAACTCAGAGAAGCAGAATCTTTGTTCAACTTGATGAAGATGGCTGGTTATTGTCCTGACGTTGTTACATATACTGCAATGCTACATGCATACAATGCTGCAG AGAATTGGGAAAAAGCTTGTGCACTATTTCAAGAACTGGAAACAAATAATATCATACCTGACACTATTGCTTGTTCGGCCTTGATGAGAGCTCTTAATAAAGGAGGCCAACCATCCAAAGTTCTTGTTTTGGCAGAAACTATGAGGGAAAAAGAAATCCCATTTGGTGATGCCATTTTCTTTGAAATGGTATCAGCCTGTAGCAT ATTACGAGATTGGAGGACAGCAGTGGAACTGATTAAGTTCATGGAGCCCTTGTTTCCTGTAGTCTCAGCTGGACTTATGAATCAGCTTCTGCATTTTCTCGGAAAAAGTGGGAAGACTGAGACTATGATGAAG TTGTTCTACAAGATAGTGGCCGCTGGTGCTGATATCAATTTCAATACTTATTCTATTTTGTTGAAGAATCTTTTGTCTGCCggaaattggagaaaatatatTGAG GTATTGCAGTGGATGGAGGATGCAGGAATTCAACCTTCAAATGGAATGTACCGTGATATTTCCTACTTTGCTCAAAGAAGTGTCGGGGCTGAATGTGCTGCTACCATTCAAGAAAGACTTG AATCCTTGAAAGGAAAAGCTCCTGgtcaaattttggtgaaaaataATGATTCTCTTCATCCCACCTTTCCATTGATAAGTGGAGCAGAAGTATGA